One window of Medicago truncatula cultivar Jemalong A17 chromosome 2, MtrunA17r5.0-ANR, whole genome shotgun sequence genomic DNA carries:
- the LOC25486262 gene encoding heavy metal-associated isoprenylated plant protein 7 isoform X2 codes for MGENKEEGKKEETKEEKKEEEKKEEKKDEEQPPEIVLKVDMHCEACARKVAKALKGFEGVEEVTADSKGSKVVVKGKAADPIKVLKRLQKKSGKKVELISPLPKPQEEKKEEEIKEEPKPEEKKDEPPPVVTIVLKIRMHCDACAQVIQKRIRKIKGVESVETDLGNDQAIVKGVIDPTKLVDEVFKRTKKQASIVKKEEKKEEEKKEEEKKEEVKEEEKKESEEENKGEDDNKTEIKRSEYWPSKDYVDYAYAPEIFSDENPNACSVM; via the exons atgggtgaa AACaaggaagaaggaaagaaagaagaaaccaaagaggaaaagaaggaagaagagaaaaaggaggaaaagaaagatgaagaacAACCTCCAGAAATAGTACTCAAGGTTGATATGCATTGTGAAGCTTGTGCAAGGAAAGTTGCAAAAGcattgaaaggatttgaag gagtggagGAGGTGACTGCAGATAGTAAGGGCAGCAAAGTGGTAGTGAAAGGAAAGGCAGCAGACCCCATAAAGGTGCTCAAAAGACTACAAAAGAAAAGTGGCAAGAAAGTGGAGTTAATTTCACCTTTGCCAAAACCTCAAGaggagaaaaaagaagaagaaattaaagaagaacCAAAGCCAGAGGAGAAAAAGGATGag CCTCCACCTGTGGTAACAATAGTTCTCAAAATTAGAATGCATTGTGATGCATGTGCTCAAGTTATACAGAAACGTATCCGTAAGATTAAAG GAGTAGAATCAGTGGAAACAGATTTGGGAAATGATCAAGCCATAGTAAAAGGAGTGATTGATCCAACAAAGCTTGTTGATGAAGTGTTCAAGAGGACTAAAAAGCAAGCTTCAATTgtgaagaaggaagaaaagaaggaagaagagaagaaagaagaagagaaaaaggaagaggtcaaagaagaagagaaaaaagaaagtgaagaagaaaacaaaggaGAAGATGATAATAAAACTGAAATCAAACGTAGTGAATATTGGCCATCAAAAGACTATGTTGACTATGCTTATGCACCTGAGATTTTCAGTGATGAGAATCCAAATGCTTGTTCTGTTATGTAG
- the LOC25486262 gene encoding heavy metal-associated isoprenylated plant protein 7 isoform X1, whose translation MGEENKEEGKKEETKEEKKEEEKKEEKKDEEQPPEIVLKVDMHCEACARKVAKALKGFEGVEEVTADSKGSKVVVKGKAADPIKVLKRLQKKSGKKVELISPLPKPQEEKKEEEIKEEPKPEEKKDEPPPVVTIVLKIRMHCDACAQVIQKRIRKIKGVESVETDLGNDQAIVKGVIDPTKLVDEVFKRTKKQASIVKKEEKKEEEKKEEEKKEEVKEEEKKESEEENKGEDDNKTEIKRSEYWPSKDYVDYAYAPEIFSDENPNACSVM comes from the exons atgggtgaa GAGAACaaggaagaaggaaagaaagaagaaaccaaagaggaaaagaaggaagaagagaaaaaggaggaaaagaaagatgaagaacAACCTCCAGAAATAGTACTCAAGGTTGATATGCATTGTGAAGCTTGTGCAAGGAAAGTTGCAAAAGcattgaaaggatttgaag gagtggagGAGGTGACTGCAGATAGTAAGGGCAGCAAAGTGGTAGTGAAAGGAAAGGCAGCAGACCCCATAAAGGTGCTCAAAAGACTACAAAAGAAAAGTGGCAAGAAAGTGGAGTTAATTTCACCTTTGCCAAAACCTCAAGaggagaaaaaagaagaagaaattaaagaagaacCAAAGCCAGAGGAGAAAAAGGATGag CCTCCACCTGTGGTAACAATAGTTCTCAAAATTAGAATGCATTGTGATGCATGTGCTCAAGTTATACAGAAACGTATCCGTAAGATTAAAG GAGTAGAATCAGTGGAAACAGATTTGGGAAATGATCAAGCCATAGTAAAAGGAGTGATTGATCCAACAAAGCTTGTTGATGAAGTGTTCAAGAGGACTAAAAAGCAAGCTTCAATTgtgaagaaggaagaaaagaaggaagaagagaagaaagaagaagagaaaaaggaagaggtcaaagaagaagagaaaaaagaaagtgaagaagaaaacaaaggaGAAGATGATAATAAAACTGAAATCAAACGTAGTGAATATTGGCCATCAAAAGACTATGTTGACTATGCTTATGCACCTGAGATTTTCAGTGATGAGAATCCAAATGCTTGTTCTGTTATGTAG
- the LOC25486263 gene encoding SNF1-related protein kinase regulatory subunit beta-2: MGNVNGREEDFNGTLSSASSTSSEVSDSMSAPDGVVENPSPVELMGHSPPASPRTTQSPLMFTPQAPVVPLQRPDEMQVPSPSLMQTNSGYEDMFSEIGIPTMITWSYDGKEVAVEGSWDNWKTRMPLQRSGKDFTIMKVLPSGVYQFRFIVDGQWRYAPDLPWARDDAANTYNILDLQDSVPEDLGSISSFEPPKSPDSSYNNLHLSSEDYAKEPPLVPPFMQATLLNVPSANMEFQPLVSRPQHVVLNHLYMQKGKSSPSVVALGSTHRFVAKYVTVVMYKSLQR, translated from the exons atgggAAATGTGAATGGAAGAGAAGAAGATTTCAATGGAACACTATCATCAGCTTCATCAACATCATCAGAAGTCAGTGATTCCATGTCTGCACCTGATGGGGTTGTTGAAAATCCTTCACCTGTTGAGTTAATGGGTCATTCTCCACCTGCTAGCCCTAGAACAACTCAATCTCCTTTAATGTTCACTCCTCAA GCTCCGGTGGTTCCACTACAAAGACCTGATGAGATGCAAGTTCCCAGCCCTTCCTTGATGCAAACTAATTCAGGGTATGAGGATATGTTCAGTGAAATTGGAATTCCGACGATGATTACATGGAGTTATGATGGTAAAGAAGTTGCTGTGGAGGGATCATGGGATAATTGGAAAACGAG GATGCCATTGCAGAGATCAGGAAAGGACTTCACTATAATGAAGGTGCTGCCATCTGGTGTTTATCAGTTTAGATTTATCGTGGATGGACAGTGGAGGTACGCACCTGACTTGCCTTGGGCTCGAGATGATGCTGCCAATACTTACAACATTCTTGACTTGCAG GATTCCGTTCCTGAAGACCTTGGAAGTATTTCTAGCTTCGAACCTCCAAAATCACCAGACTCTAGCTACAACAACTTACACCTAAGCTCTGAAGATTATGCAAAAGAACCGCCATTGGTTCCTCCATTCATGCAAGCGACTCTTCTTAATGTTCCTTCCGCAAATATGGAATTCCAACCTCTTGTATCCAGACCACAGCATGTAGTGCTCAATCATCTCTATATGCAGAAAGGAAAGAGCAGCCCTTCTGTGGTGGCACTCGGCTCGACTCATCGATTTGTAGCCAAATATGTCACTGTGGTGATGTACAAGTCTTTGCAGAGGTAA